One genomic segment of Stenotrophomonas sp. 704A1 includes these proteins:
- a CDS encoding type IV pilin protein: protein MPSAVLRPRLMQGFTLVELMIVVAVVAILATIAYPNYADHVRKSRRAQAKADLVEYAQLAERFHTVNNTYEGFTFPGGGDTINSPREGGTVGYTLGMETTQSTFTLTATAANAQVKDKCGDLSINQANVKTAGGELSECW from the coding sequence ATGCCGTCCGCCGTCCTTCGCCCGCGCCTGATGCAGGGCTTCACCCTGGTGGAGCTGATGATCGTGGTGGCGGTGGTTGCGATCCTGGCGACCATCGCCTACCCGAACTATGCCGATCACGTGCGCAAGTCGCGCCGTGCCCAGGCCAAGGCGGACCTGGTCGAATACGCACAGCTGGCCGAGCGGTTCCACACGGTGAACAACACCTACGAGGGCTTCACCTTCCCGGGCGGGGGAGACACGATCAATTCGCCGCGCGAAGGCGGGACCGTCGGTTACACGCTGGGCATGGAGACCACGCAGTCCACGTTCACGCTGACCGCGACCGCCGCCAATGCCCAGGTCAAGGACAAGTGCGGCGACCTGTCGATCAACCAGGCCAACGTGAAGACGGCCGGTGGCGAACTGTCGGAGTGCTGGTAA
- a CDS encoding GspH/FimT family protein, translating into MTVPPRPIRLQRGLNVLEMLLILAILAILSALALPALQPLLLQHRADALRLTLHATLATARSQALHRRELIGLCASDDGMHCARDWSRGWILYRSGKRRGPPSGPQSILLHHRGRTDIAVRAESSQGRPQLYYQPDGRSPGANLTLRICAGPWLHAKLVVSNSGRARSQRIHTQTPC; encoded by the coding sequence ATGACCGTCCCACCCCGCCCCATCCGACTGCAACGCGGCCTGAATGTGCTGGAGATGCTGCTGATCCTGGCCATCCTGGCCATCCTGTCGGCGCTGGCACTGCCCGCGCTTCAGCCCCTGCTGCTGCAGCATCGGGCCGATGCACTGCGGCTGACCCTGCACGCCACCCTGGCCACCGCCCGCAGCCAGGCGCTGCATCGGCGCGAGCTGATCGGCCTGTGTGCCAGCGACGACGGCATGCACTGCGCACGGGACTGGAGCCGCGGCTGGATCCTCTACCGCAGCGGAAAGCGCCGCGGCCCGCCGTCTGGGCCGCAGAGCATCCTGCTGCACCACCGCGGACGAACCGACATCGCCGTGCGCGCCGAATCCAGCCAGGGCCGGCCGCAGCTGTATTACCAGCCGGACGGTCGCAGCCCCGGCGCCAATCTGACCCTGCGCATCTGTGCGGGGCCATGGCTGCACGCGAAACTGGTGGTGAGCAACAGTGGCCGGGCGCGCAGCCAGCGCATCCACACGCAGACACCGTGTTGA